In the Maribacter sp. MJ134 genome, one interval contains:
- a CDS encoding alpha/beta hydrolase encodes MKKTITLLLFIIPFIVLAQELRISKGVITDNIKVNDTLAETFSLYLPTDFTTSKPWPIIFVMDLEGKGKQALSMFKAAAEEEGFILASSNDVSDTLTLSKNVLIVSRMFNSVAKLLPIRKNMTYTGGFSDGARFASIVPTFISEIKGVVSCGAAVGNAEILSAKKPFHFIGIAGREDYNYRELLETRKILNEIKFPNNLHFSDVGHEWPKKEELANAMRQLKLAAMAKGHLEKDMDFIQKAYETDFTKANRMFTDEKPLLTDHILNEMMRSYRPFLSLDSLKSSRRQLRRSKSFKTKNRAQNNYFLKESFIKADYGYYLEEDVITYNYNNLGWWNYQMSELTKMEKSSIFFQNQMAKRLRGYVNALIDDNIDVVNSDKVVDVQALNFLYMLKTITQPDEYEGYLKVISNSSLIEDYGTALFYLEELLKAGYTDRAALYDLEHTALLRITPEFNKIVDKYLKNARYDIIED; translated from the coding sequence ATGAAAAAAACTATTACGCTTCTTTTATTCATAATTCCTTTTATAGTACTTGCACAAGAACTGAGAATATCAAAAGGTGTCATAACAGATAATATTAAGGTTAACGATACCTTGGCCGAAACGTTTTCGCTCTACCTTCCAACAGATTTTACCACGTCCAAGCCTTGGCCAATCATTTTTGTGATGGATTTAGAGGGTAAGGGAAAGCAAGCCCTTTCTATGTTCAAAGCAGCGGCAGAGGAAGAAGGTTTTATTTTGGCTAGTTCTAATGATGTTAGTGATACACTAACACTATCAAAGAATGTTTTAATTGTAAGTAGGATGTTCAATAGCGTAGCTAAGCTGTTGCCCATACGCAAAAATATGACTTATACCGGTGGTTTTTCGGATGGTGCTAGGTTTGCTTCCATTGTCCCTACGTTCATTTCTGAGATAAAAGGAGTTGTTTCATGTGGCGCGGCAGTTGGTAATGCTGAAATTCTTAGTGCCAAAAAACCCTTTCATTTTATTGGGATAGCCGGGCGAGAGGATTATAATTATAGGGAATTGTTAGAAACTAGAAAAATTCTGAACGAAATCAAATTCCCCAATAACCTTCACTTTTCCGATGTGGGTCATGAATGGCCTAAAAAGGAAGAACTGGCAAACGCCATGCGACAACTAAAGCTTGCGGCAATGGCCAAAGGACATTTAGAGAAGGATATGGATTTTATTCAAAAAGCATATGAAACCGATTTTACAAAGGCGAATAGGATGTTTACTGATGAAAAACCTTTATTAACAGATCATATTCTTAATGAGATGATGCGTTCCTATCGTCCTTTTTTAAGTCTGGATTCTCTAAAGAGTAGTCGCAGACAATTACGACGTAGTAAATCGTTCAAGACCAAAAATAGAGCACAAAATAATTACTTTCTTAAGGAATCCTTTATAAAGGCAGATTACGGTTATTACTTGGAAGAGGATGTAATTACGTATAATTACAACAACCTTGGATGGTGGAACTACCAGATGTCCGAGTTGACTAAAATGGAAAAAAGTTCCATTTTTTTCCAAAATCAAATGGCAAAACGTTTAAGAGGTTATGTAAATGCCTTAATCGACGATAATATAGATGTAGTGAATTCAGATAAAGTGGTAGATGTACAGGCGCTGAATTTCCTCTATATGCTAAAAACCATAACGCAGCCTGATGAGTATGAAGGGTATTTGAAGGTTATTTCCAATAGCTCGTTAATTGAGGATTATGGTACAGCGTTATTTTACTTGGAGGAGTTGCTGAAGGCGGGATACACGGATAGAGCAGCATTATACGATCTGGAGCACACCGCTCTCCTGAGAATAACACCGGAATTCAACAAAATAGTCGACAAATATCTTAAGAATGCCCGTTACGATATTATTGAAGACTAA
- a CDS encoding Lrp/AsnC family transcriptional regulator, with protein sequence MNVKLDELNWKILQRLQLNARESFAKIGRYVGLTAPAVGERVKKMEDLGVLVGYNARVSHSLTGHQLKAIITLRAFMGKLKPFLSLVHTLDEVVNCYRITGNENIVMEVVFQDQFHLEQFIDKLIQYGETRTNIVLSQVISNAPIKRIIEKE encoded by the coding sequence TTGAATGTAAAGCTAGATGAGCTTAATTGGAAAATACTTCAACGTTTGCAGTTGAATGCCAGGGAATCCTTCGCCAAAATCGGTAGATATGTCGGCTTAACAGCCCCTGCAGTGGGAGAACGCGTAAAGAAAATGGAGGATTTAGGAGTACTGGTCGGATATAACGCCAGAGTGTCCCATTCGCTTACAGGCCATCAACTCAAGGCAATTATTACCCTCAGAGCGTTTATGGGAAAATTAAAACCTTTTTTGTCGCTTGTGCATACCTTAGATGAGGTGGTAAACTGCTACAGGATTACAGGTAATGAAAATATTGTTATGGAGGTGGTCTTTCAAGATCAATTTCATTTAGAACAATTTATAGATAAATTGATACAATATGGGGAAACCAGAACCAATATTGTATTGTCCCAAGTCATCTCAAATGCACCTATCAAAAGGATTATTGAAAAAGAGTAG
- the purU gene encoding formyltetrahydrofolate deformylase: MKIFILINCPDQSGIVCSVTGFIHSNGGNIIYLDQHVDKSENVFFMRLQSDFDTQSFKLKEFRTRFKKELALTHDMDFSIHSADSKPKMALFVSKYNHCLYDILSRFNSGELKVDIPFILSNHPDLAYIAAQFNIPFYHVPFTKDKRDAAEQEQLKLLKEYQIDFIVLARYMQIVSSTLIDRFPNKIINIHHSFLPAFAGAKPYHAAFARGVKIIGATSHYVTEELDAGPIIEQDVTTVSHTHSIADFITKGRDLEKIVLSRALKLHIERKTMVYNNKTVVFS, from the coding sequence TTGAAAATTTTTATTCTAATAAATTGTCCAGATCAATCCGGAATAGTTTGTTCCGTAACCGGCTTTATCCATTCCAATGGTGGAAACATTATCTATTTGGACCAACATGTAGATAAATCAGAAAATGTATTCTTCATGCGTTTGCAGAGCGATTTTGATACTCAATCATTTAAGTTAAAAGAGTTCCGTACAAGGTTCAAGAAAGAGCTAGCGCTTACACACGATATGGATTTTAGTATTCATAGTGCTGACTCCAAACCAAAAATGGCTTTGTTCGTGTCCAAGTACAACCATTGTCTGTACGATATACTTAGTAGGTTTAATTCCGGTGAGCTCAAAGTGGATATCCCTTTCATATTAAGCAATCATCCGGACCTGGCATATATTGCAGCACAATTCAACATTCCTTTTTACCATGTGCCCTTTACAAAGGACAAGCGTGATGCGGCAGAACAAGAACAATTGAAATTACTGAAAGAGTATCAAATCGATTTTATAGTCTTAGCCAGATATATGCAAATTGTCAGCTCAACTTTGATCGACAGATTTCCGAATAAGATAATCAATATCCATCATTCCTTTTTACCCGCTTTTGCCGGAGCCAAACCTTACCATGCGGCTTTTGCCAGAGGAGTGAAGATAATTGGCGCTACTAGCCATTACGTAACGGAAGAATTAGATGCAGGCCCAATCATTGAGCAAGATGTAACCACCGTATCCCATACCCATTCCATTGCAGATTTTATTACCAAGGGAAGAGATCTAGAAAAAATAGTACTGTCCAGGGCGCTTAAATTACATATTGAAAGGAAAACGATGGTTTACAACAATAAAACCGTAGTTTTCTCGTAA
- a CDS encoding DUF4197 domain-containing protein, whose translation MLKKIGIATLLTLFISCAELQQVVDQLPQGTTLGNEEIGNGLRAALDKGIAKQVSKLTQTDGFYKNDLVKILLPEELRKVDKTLRDIGLDNLADEGLRVLNRAAEDAVSEATPIFVNAVKGISFNDAKAILLGDDKAATSYLTNATQKELYDKFNPVIKSSFEKVGADKIWSSLINRYNSIPLTNNVNPDLTDYVTSQALEGVYTMIAVEEKEIRTKVSSRTSDLLRKVFALQD comes from the coding sequence ATGCTGAAAAAGATAGGAATAGCAACACTTCTGACATTATTTATCTCCTGTGCGGAATTACAACAAGTTGTAGATCAACTGCCCCAAGGTACGACACTGGGAAATGAAGAAATTGGTAATGGTCTTAGAGCTGCCTTGGACAAGGGTATTGCAAAACAAGTGAGTAAACTTACGCAGACGGACGGTTTTTATAAGAACGACCTGGTAAAAATTCTTTTACCGGAGGAACTTCGAAAAGTTGACAAAACCCTGCGCGATATAGGTCTGGACAATCTAGCCGATGAAGGGCTAAGAGTTTTAAATAGAGCGGCGGAAGATGCGGTATCAGAGGCCACCCCGATATTTGTTAATGCCGTTAAGGGAATTTCCTTCAATGATGCCAAAGCCATTTTATTAGGAGATGACAAAGCGGCTACCTCGTACCTTACCAATGCTACCCAGAAAGAGTTATACGACAAATTTAATCCGGTGATTAAATCCTCATTTGAAAAGGTAGGTGCCGACAAAATTTGGAGTTCTTTAATCAATAGATATAATTCGATACCGTTGACCAATAATGTGAATCCGGATTTAACGGATTACGTTACCTCTCAGGCCTTAGAAGGAGTTTATACCATGATTGCGGTGGAGGAAAAAGAAATACGCACAAAAGTATCTTCCAGAACAAGCGATCTACTTAGAAAAGTATTTGCCTTACAGGACTAA
- a CDS encoding helix-turn-helix domain-containing protein codes for MRTLRIFITFLFLSFYCYPSPPIDFDDYTDYPQQHLHEAQRSTAEKLFIEQKYPEAIETYKKVLTANDPNDSKTLKKVAQGFAALHQTEESVAYIEQYLYADFNTDVFADSWFDNIRQNPQFEAATEKYTPKFSLWSFMYLYVALIGFYIAIIVQFNRKVDRPAKVLIGSFIFIHSFFILHICLNITNYQYKFPHSYLMSTCFSFLYGPLLYFYFKRITQKYKFKKSDLLHLIPTVLFLIYIFPTYIMSADEKLAMMLDRASKGLNPGDSPDVIIIVILKLISLVIYGYFIRELYLASKNSKEHTNKEHRIWQRNIYFIHIAYVLCYAGYGILISNHIISGFLYHSQVVCMALMVMYIGYCANIQPSVFGGSFTFNKLFFKYEKSGLTPSLSVELKDSLIYLFDEEKIYKENDINLEKLAERLNTTRHNASQVINEHFQMNFHELVNKYRISEAKQIFNEDSQRNLNIIDVAYEVGYNNKVTFNKAFKKDTQTTPSEYQRMSIEAS; via the coding sequence ATGAGAACTTTAAGAATCTTCATCACATTCTTGTTTCTTAGTTTCTACTGTTATCCTAGTCCACCGATAGACTTTGATGACTACACAGACTATCCTCAACAACATTTGCATGAGGCCCAGAGAAGCACAGCCGAAAAACTATTCATAGAACAAAAGTATCCAGAGGCCATTGAAACCTATAAAAAGGTCTTGACGGCTAATGATCCAAATGATTCCAAGACGTTAAAAAAAGTAGCGCAGGGCTTTGCTGCGCTCCATCAGACCGAAGAGAGTGTTGCCTATATAGAACAATATTTATATGCTGATTTCAATACCGATGTTTTTGCAGATTCATGGTTTGATAACATAAGGCAAAATCCTCAATTTGAAGCTGCTACGGAAAAGTACACCCCTAAATTTAGTCTTTGGTCCTTCATGTACCTGTATGTTGCGCTTATCGGTTTTTATATCGCCATCATTGTGCAGTTTAATCGCAAGGTAGACCGCCCTGCCAAGGTATTGATAGGTAGTTTCATATTCATTCATTCCTTCTTTATACTTCATATCTGTTTGAACATTACAAATTATCAGTATAAATTTCCACATTCGTATTTAATGTCTACCTGTTTTTCCTTTCTATATGGCCCTCTATTGTATTTTTATTTTAAACGGATAACGCAGAAATATAAGTTTAAAAAATCAGACCTTTTACATCTTATCCCGACAGTATTATTTTTAATATACATATTCCCTACCTATATAATGTCCGCAGACGAGAAACTTGCCATGATGTTGGACAGAGCTAGCAAGGGACTTAATCCAGGCGACTCACCCGACGTGATTATTATAGTTATATTAAAATTGATTTCCCTTGTAATTTATGGGTACTTCATCCGCGAACTTTATCTCGCTTCTAAAAACTCTAAGGAACATACGAATAAAGAACACCGGATATGGCAGCGTAATATATATTTCATTCATATTGCCTATGTTTTATGCTATGCGGGCTACGGCATATTGATCAGCAACCATATCATATCAGGTTTTCTTTACCATTCACAGGTCGTTTGTATGGCATTAATGGTTATGTATATAGGGTACTGTGCCAACATTCAACCTAGTGTTTTTGGAGGTTCCTTTACCTTTAACAAACTCTTTTTTAAATATGAAAAATCTGGTCTTACCCCAAGTTTATCCGTAGAGCTAAAAGATAGTTTAATCTATTTATTCGATGAGGAAAAAATTTATAAAGAAAATGATATTAACCTGGAAAAACTTGCCGAGCGCCTAAATACAACAAGACATAATGCTTCTCAGGTCATTAACGAACACTTTCAAATGAATTTTCATGAGCTAGTGAATAAATATAGAATCAGTGAAGCCAAGCAAATATTTAATGAGGATAGTCAAAGAAATTTAAACATTATAGATGTGGCCTATGAGGTAGGTTATAATAATAAGGTAACTTTTAACAAAGCATTTAAAAAGGATACGCAAACCACTCCAAGCGAATACCAAAGAATGTCCATAGAGGCATCATAG
- a CDS encoding SusC/RagA family TonB-linked outer membrane protein yields the protein MKKKCIWLFMLFLTGMTWAYAQQKTVTGNVTDEGGVPLPGVNILIKGTTTGIQTDFDGNYAIQVSVGEVLVYSYIGQATEERTVGQENIINVTMAEDAQALQEVVVTAQGIVREKRSLGYAVTTVEAEAVEARPEADIGRVLSGKVAGVNITANNGLSGSGTNIIIRGFSSATQSNQPLFIIDGIPFDSGTNTQSNFLDGNTESSRFLDIDPNAIESVSVLKGLSATVLYGNRGRNGVILITTKGSVTGNAPSKTEVSLTQSVFLSNALLPNYQDNYGGGFHQGFGYFFSNWGPRFDRTDDDGIANAAQYVGDSPNGTAILRHPFNFIADPTLIAGFEDLLDDPYPYKPYNGVEEFFRTGYVYSTSVNIRGGSEKVSFNANYGRTEDIGFTPGNNLIRNNFSIGGNARLSNKLTASGVFNFVRTGFKSPPNAVSTGSGAAFNGGAIFGDILYTPRSVDLTNLPFQAADGRSVYYRSGNDIQNPYWTVANAKTSQNTERFIGNMSLSYEFNDWMNLTYRLGLDSYTELNSYSQNKGGVDGPVLGILRTSAARNSIFNHDLILSSDKDLSENLNLKATLGLNSRRDTFSRDGLESTGQLVFGVLEHFNFTVPSAINSFSGIPINRDFEENLVGVYLDATLSYKDYIYLNAVARNDWSSTLETENNSILYPGASVSFIPTEAFDGMQGNVLNYLKLRFGYGSSAGFPTPFNTRDVLTLGARNFIDSNGNVISGNTVSNTLGNRDLKAERIGELELGMDFRLFNRLNLNLSIYEKTTKDLITQQTLDSSTGFTNTFVNIGEIRSQGVEIDYDLDIIKNQGNGLKFNLAGNFTTNETIVTDLAEGTNNILLTFAVAGEAANYAVEGRPFGVFLGSTFLRDDNGNRIVGGNGRYLVDNTISEIGDPNPDWTTALIPSISYKGLTFSANLSYRHGGDIYSLTAASLIGRGTVDADNPIDREANYILPGVFADGTPNNVAISSTEVGFNSFFGGDINELSVFDGTTIRLQEASLGYAIPKKLLEKTPFGALSFTLSGQNLWFKAVNFPDNINYDTNASSAGVGNGQGIDYITGPSARRYGFTVRASF from the coding sequence ATGAAAAAAAAATGTATTTGGTTGTTTATGCTTTTCCTGACCGGGATGACTTGGGCGTATGCACAACAAAAAACTGTAACAGGTAACGTAACGGATGAAGGAGGTGTTCCTTTACCCGGTGTAAACATTTTAATCAAAGGTACCACGACAGGTATCCAGACCGATTTTGACGGTAATTACGCAATTCAGGTATCAGTAGGTGAAGTCCTCGTCTATTCCTACATAGGGCAGGCTACCGAGGAGCGAACCGTAGGTCAAGAAAACATCATTAATGTTACCATGGCCGAAGATGCCCAGGCGCTACAAGAAGTTGTGGTAACGGCACAGGGCATCGTAAGAGAAAAGCGATCCCTTGGATATGCGGTAACGACAGTAGAGGCCGAAGCCGTAGAAGCAAGACCCGAAGCCGATATAGGCAGGGTTCTAAGCGGCAAAGTAGCAGGTGTAAATATTACGGCCAACAACGGGCTATCTGGATCAGGAACAAATATAATTATCAGGGGTTTTTCTTCGGCTACGCAATCTAACCAACCCTTGTTCATAATAGATGGAATTCCGTTCGATTCCGGCACCAATACACAATCCAATTTCTTGGATGGCAATACAGAATCTAGCCGTTTCTTGGATATTGACCCCAATGCAATTGAGTCCGTTAGTGTTCTAAAAGGATTAAGTGCTACGGTATTATATGGTAACAGAGGCCGAAACGGTGTAATTTTAATTACGACCAAAGGCTCTGTAACTGGTAATGCTCCAAGCAAGACCGAGGTTTCCTTGACCCAATCTGTCTTTCTTTCCAACGCGCTATTACCCAATTATCAAGATAACTACGGTGGTGGTTTTCACCAGGGTTTTGGTTATTTCTTTAGTAACTGGGGTCCTAGATTTGACCGTACGGACGATGACGGTATAGCTAACGCAGCACAATATGTAGGTGATTCTCCCAACGGAACAGCTATTTTAAGGCATCCTTTTAACTTTATTGCGGATCCTACGTTAATAGCAGGCTTTGAAGATCTGCTAGATGATCCATACCCTTACAAACCATATAACGGTGTAGAAGAATTTTTTAGAACCGGATATGTTTACAGTACCTCTGTGAATATAAGAGGTGGTTCTGAAAAAGTAAGTTTTAACGCTAATTATGGTCGTACAGAGGATATCGGATTTACACCAGGAAATAATTTGATCAGAAATAATTTCAGCATCGGTGGTAATGCCCGGTTATCTAACAAACTTACCGCATCGGGTGTTTTTAACTTTGTGAGAACAGGTTTTAAATCTCCTCCAAATGCGGTTAGTACAGGTAGTGGCGCAGCCTTTAATGGTGGTGCAATTTTCGGTGATATCCTTTACACACCAAGAAGTGTAGATTTAACCAACCTTCCTTTCCAAGCGGCAGATGGTAGAAGTGTTTATTACAGATCAGGTAATGATATTCAAAATCCGTATTGGACCGTTGCCAACGCCAAAACCTCTCAGAATACAGAACGTTTCATTGGTAATATGTCTTTGAGCTACGAGTTTAATGATTGGATGAACCTTACCTATAGACTAGGATTGGATAGCTATACCGAACTCAATAGCTACTCTCAGAATAAAGGTGGTGTAGACGGACCTGTTCTGGGTATTTTAAGAACGTCGGCCGCGAGAAACAGTATTTTTAATCACGATTTGATATTAAGTTCGGATAAGGACTTGAGCGAAAACCTGAATCTTAAAGCTACACTGGGCTTAAACAGTAGAAGGGACACCTTCTCAAGAGATGGTCTTGAAAGTACGGGACAATTGGTTTTTGGAGTACTGGAGCATTTTAATTTTACAGTGCCTTCTGCCATAAATTCATTTTCAGGAATTCCCATTAATAGGGATTTTGAAGAGAATCTAGTTGGTGTCTACTTGGATGCAACCTTATCCTATAAAGACTACATCTATCTAAACGCCGTGGCACGTAATGATTGGTCTTCAACCTTGGAGACAGAGAACAACTCTATACTATATCCCGGAGCCAGCGTTTCCTTTATACCCACCGAAGCCTTTGACGGTATGCAAGGAAATGTTCTTAATTATTTGAAATTAAGATTTGGATACGGGTCTTCCGCTGGTTTCCCTACACCGTTCAATACAAGAGATGTACTTACGTTAGGTGCAAGAAACTTTATTGACAGTAATGGAAACGTAATTTCTGGAAATACAGTCTCCAATACGCTTGGTAATAGAGATTTGAAAGCTGAGCGTATAGGAGAGTTAGAATTAGGTATGGATTTCCGACTTTTCAATAGATTGAACCTAAACCTGAGTATCTATGAAAAAACTACAAAAGACCTCATTACACAACAAACCTTGGATAGCTCAACAGGTTTCACGAATACCTTTGTAAATATTGGGGAAATACGTTCTCAGGGAGTGGAGATAGATTATGATTTAGATATCATTAAAAATCAGGGTAACGGTTTAAAGTTCAATTTAGCGGGTAATTTCACGACCAATGAGACCATTGTAACGGATTTAGCTGAAGGAACCAACAACATACTCTTAACTTTTGCCGTAGCAGGGGAAGCTGCTAACTACGCAGTAGAGGGCAGACCCTTTGGCGTATTTCTAGGCTCAACGTTTCTACGTGATGATAACGGAAACAGAATAGTTGGCGGTAACGGACGCTATTTGGTGGACAATACCATTTCAGAAATCGGTGACCCCAATCCAGATTGGACCACAGCACTAATTCCTTCAATATCGTATAAGGGCTTAACGTTCTCCGCAAATTTATCCTACAGACACGGTGGAGATATCTACTCGCTAACAGCAGCTTCCTTAATTGGTCGTGGAACCGTAGATGCTGATAATCCTATTGATCGTGAAGCAAACTACATCTTACCGGGTGTATTCGCTGATGGCACACCTAACAATGTGGCGATTTCGTCAACTGAAGTAGGTTTCAACTCCTTTTTTGGAGGTGATATCAATGAATTAAGTGTTTTTGATGGTACTACTATTAGACTACAAGAAGCTTCTTTAGGTTATGCCATTCCAAAAAAACTATTGGAGAAAACACCTTTTGGAGCACTATCGTTTACACTATCTGGACAAAACCTTTGGTTCAAGGCAGTTAATTTTCCTGACAATATTAATTATGACACGAACGCTTCAAGTGCCGGTGTAGGTAATGGGCAAGGAATAGATTATATCACAGGACCATCGGCACGCAGATATGGTTTTACCGTAAGGGCAAGTTTCTAA